A genomic stretch from Ficedula albicollis isolate OC2 unplaced genomic scaffold, FicAlb1.5 N00708, whole genome shotgun sequence includes:
- the LOC101817778 gene encoding LOW QUALITY PROTEIN: protocadherin gamma-A5-like (The sequence of the model RefSeq protein was modified relative to this genomic sequence to represent the inferred CDS: deleted 1 base in 1 codon) → MCAAGRRWGRRQRALLWVMLLAAWEAAWGQLRYSVPEEMPKGSFVGDVAKDLGLQLPALIERGIHVTERGRTQYFALHGKTGHLVTAERIDREQLCERVQQCVLRCELIVEGEMQVYGIEVEITDINDNPPSFREAETELRMSEMTGSGARFPLPRLMTPFPLREAQDADLGPNSLQSYELSGDEHFSLAVQAGPGGDQRPELVLAKALDREEAAFHELVLRAMDGGDPARTGTARIRVTVVDANDNAPVFSQAEYTVRVPEDVPVGSVLVTVTATDADEGSNGQVKYSMKKATHMVSDIFHLDTETGAIKLLRSLDFEEGDSYELEVEAHDSGALFDTAKVAITVTDVNDNVPVLTVSSKLNEIPEDAQPGTVVALLHVQDRDSGANGEVRCSLDKDVPFRLEKSYKDYYRVVTARELDREQVSEYNVTVRAADGGSPALQSSAVLALRVLDVNDNAPVFAEERYSARLAENNAAGALVLTVRATDADWGQNARVRYRLSEGRVRGAPLSSYVSVQAETGALYALRSLDYEQVRELRLWVRAEDGGAPALSSNVSVLLLVVDENDNAPQVLYPPPAALRAGSGSGS, encoded by the exons GCGCTGGGGCCGGCGGCAGcgagctctgctctgggtgatgCTGCTGGCGGCGTGGGAGGCGGCGTGGGGGCAGCTGCGCTACTCGGTGCCCGAGGAGATGCCCAAGGGCTCGTTCGTGGGCGACGTGGCCAAGGActtggggctgcagctgccggCTCTAATCGAGCGCGGCATCCACGTAACAGAAAGAGGTAGGACGCAGTATTTCGCTCTGCACGGGAAGACGGGTCATTTAGTGACGGCGGAGAGGATCGACAGAGAGCAGCTATGCGAGCGTGTGCAGCAATGCGTGCTGCGCTGTGAGCTGATCGTTGAGGGGGAAATGCAGGTTTACGGAATCGAAGTAGAAATCACGGACATAAATGACAACCCTCCCAGCTTCCGAGAGGCAGAAACGGAGCTGAGAATGAGCGAGATGACAGGATCGGGGGCGCGATTTCCGCTACCTAGG CTCATGACCCCATTTCCCCTCCGAGAAGCACAAGACGCAGATTTAGGACcgaattccctgcagagctaCGAGCTGAGCGGTGACGAGCACTTCTCGCTGGCCGTGCAGGCGGGCCCCGGCGGCGATCAGCGTCCCGAGCTGGTGCTGGCGAAGGCGCTGGACCGGGAGGAGGCGGCGTTTCACGAGCTGGTGCTGAGGGCGATGGACGGCGGCGATCCGGCACGGACGGGCACGGCTCGGATCCGAGTGACGGTGGTGGATGCGAACGACAACGCGCCCGTGTTCAGCCAGGCGGAGTACACGGTGCGTGTGCCCGAGGACGTACCCGTTGGCTCCGTCCTTGTCACTGTAACCGCCACCGACGCTGACGAGGGGTCGAACGGACAAGTGAAATATTCTATGAAGAAAGCGACACATATGGTATCGGATATTTTTCATCTGGATACTGAAACTGGAGCTATCAAGCTGTTGCGTAGCCTGGATTTCGAGGAAGGCGATTCATATGAATTGGAAGTAGAGGCACATGATAGTGGAGCTCTTTTTGACACTGCAAAGGTAGCGATCACAGTAACAGATGTGAATGACAATGTGCCCGTACTGACAGTATCGTCAAAGCTGAACGAGATCCCGGAAGATGCCCAGCCGGGAACTGTTGTGGCCCTGCTGCACGTGCAGGACCGGGACTCGGGGGCTAACGGCGAGGTGCGCTGCTCGCTTGACAAGGATGTCCCattcaggctggagaaatccTATAAAGACTATTACCGTGTGGTGACAGCGAGAGAGCTGGACCGAGAGCAGGTGTCGGAGTACAACGTGACGGTGCGGGCGGCCGACGGCGGGTCGCCGGCGCTGCAGAGCAGCGCGGTGCTGGCGCTGCGCGTGCTGGACGTGAACGACAACGCGCCGGTGTTCGCGGAGGAGCGCTACAGCGCGCGGCTGGCGGAGAACAACGCGGCGGGCGCGCTGGTGCTGACGGTGCGCGCGACGGACGCGGACTGGGGGCAGAACGCGCGCGTGCGGTACCGGCTGTCGGAGGGGCGGGTGCGGGGCGCGCCGCTGTCGTCGTACGTGTCGGTGCAGGCGGAGACGGGCGCGCTGTACGCGCTGCGCTCCTTGGACTACGAGCAGGTGCGCGAGCTGCGGCTGTGGGTGCGTGCGGAGGACGGCGGCGCGCCGGCGCTGAGCAGCAACGTGtcggtgctgctgctggtggtggacGAGAACGACAACGCGCCGCAGGTGCTGTACCCGCCGCCGGCCGCGCTGCGGgcgggctcgggctcgggctcgg